In Shewanella sp. VB17, a single genomic region encodes these proteins:
- a CDS encoding ATP-NAD kinase family protein: protein MTIRFRLGLLINPLAGLGGSVALKGSDGVADEAIAKGAQPKSHLRMKQALEVIRPYRHEIEIMTASGLMGESLALEMGFDVRVVHHVNQETGAVDTQAVVKKLLDETLDLLLFAGGDGTARDIYHVAGDTLPVLGVPAGVKIHSGVYGITPHAAGTVVKMLLEGELVSLMNADVMDIDEVAFRQGTVKARRYGEMQVPAEPRFIQSVKMGGVEVDELVLLDIAAEVLDNMDDELYIMGSGTTVAAVMDELQLDNTLLGVDLVQNRELIAADLSAQQLLEQTLDQSVKLVITLIGGQGHILGRGNQQLSSELIKRVGKDNIIILATKTKLKALEGRPLIVDSGDPELDRDLCGYYRVITGFHDHVMYQVANPDLM from the coding sequence ATGACAATTCGTTTTCGTTTAGGTTTGCTCATCAATCCTCTTGCAGGATTAGGCGGCAGTGTTGCGCTAAAAGGCAGCGACGGTGTCGCTGATGAAGCGATCGCTAAAGGTGCACAACCTAAGTCACATTTGCGTATGAAACAGGCTCTTGAGGTGATAAGACCTTATCGTCATGAGATTGAAATCATGACTGCTTCAGGTCTTATGGGCGAGTCATTAGCATTAGAAATGGGCTTTGATGTGCGAGTGGTGCATCATGTTAATCAAGAGACCGGCGCAGTAGACACTCAAGCTGTGGTTAAAAAACTTTTAGATGAAACCTTAGATTTACTGTTGTTTGCTGGGGGGGATGGTACTGCGCGCGACATTTATCATGTTGCAGGCGATACATTGCCAGTACTTGGTGTCCCTGCGGGGGTGAAAATCCATTCAGGGGTATATGGGATAACTCCTCATGCTGCTGGAACCGTGGTTAAAATGCTACTTGAAGGTGAGCTAGTGAGCTTGATGAATGCTGACGTGATGGACATTGATGAAGTCGCCTTTAGACAAGGAACCGTTAAGGCTCGCCGATATGGAGAGATGCAAGTGCCTGCTGAGCCGAGATTTATTCAATCGGTAAAAATGGGGGGCGTTGAAGTCGATGAGCTTGTATTGCTTGATATTGCAGCAGAAGTGCTCGATAACATGGATGATGAGCTCTATATTATGGGATCCGGAACCACCGTTGCAGCTGTGATGGATGAATTGCAATTGGACAATACTTTATTAGGTGTTGATTTAGTACAGAATAGGGAGCTAATAGCCGCTGATTTAAGCGCCCAGCAATTGCTTGAACAGACCTTAGATCAATCGGTAAAATTAGTGATCACTTTGATTGGTGGACAAGGGCACATTTTAGGCCGAGGAAATCAGCAACTGTCCAGTGAGTTAATAAAACGGGTCGGAAAAGACAATATTATTATCTTGGCGACCAAAACTAAGCTAAAAGCACTTGAAGGACGGCCATTAATTGTGGATAGTGGCGATCCTGAATTAGACCGAGACTTATGCGGTTA
- a CDS encoding MFS transporter, giving the protein MKLTSPASIQLRWISACYFFFFAILGVMVPYLGVFFENRGFNPQEIGFLLAILMATRIIAPNIWAMVADRTGMRAQLVKWGAAAAAISYLTFFYNGSFTYLAMSLMVYTFFWNAILAQLEVITLETLGENTSRYGAIRSFGSLGYLVFVVGVGFAISVWGTEILPYVGMVLFIGLLLSALPLPSQRVVIKHATQKSPLVLNKALFWFLISAILLQMSAGPFYGFFVLYLKQSGYSEAIAGIYVALGVLAEIIMFMLAPRLLGRYGVNWLLVISLGFTAVRWWLMAYFVDNFMLLGISQLLHAFTFGLVHAASIQFVHRHFDIHHRSKGQALYASLSFGVGGALGTWLCGVIWGNGSGASMAWIAASVCAFMSMVAVFFIPHESRLSHDSID; this is encoded by the coding sequence ATGAAGTTAACCTCTCCAGCGAGTATACAACTGCGTTGGATTAGCGCCTGTTATTTTTTCTTTTTTGCCATTTTAGGTGTGATGGTGCCATATCTTGGTGTTTTCTTTGAAAATCGAGGCTTTAATCCTCAAGAAATAGGTTTTTTGTTAGCCATATTAATGGCGACTCGGATCATCGCCCCTAATATCTGGGCTATGGTTGCAGATAGAACAGGCATGAGAGCTCAGTTGGTTAAATGGGGCGCCGCTGCGGCTGCCATTAGCTACCTGACTTTCTTTTATAATGGCAGTTTTACCTATTTAGCCATGAGTTTGATGGTGTATACCTTTTTCTGGAATGCTATTTTAGCCCAGCTAGAGGTGATAACGCTGGAAACATTAGGTGAAAACACGTCACGTTATGGTGCCATTAGAAGTTTTGGTAGTCTTGGTTATTTGGTATTTGTCGTGGGGGTTGGTTTTGCGATAAGTGTCTGGGGAACTGAAATCCTGCCTTATGTCGGCATGGTGCTGTTTATTGGTTTATTGTTAAGCGCCTTGCCTTTGCCGTCACAGCGAGTGGTGATTAAGCACGCTACTCAGAAGTCACCACTGGTATTAAATAAAGCCTTATTCTGGTTCTTAATCTCAGCCATTTTATTGCAGATGAGTGCGGGACCTTTTTATGGTTTTTTTGTTTTGTACCTTAAACAGTCGGGTTATAGTGAAGCGATTGCAGGTATTTATGTGGCGCTGGGTGTGTTAGCTGAGATTATTATGTTTATGCTAGCACCGCGTCTATTAGGCCGTTATGGGGTTAACTGGCTCTTGGTTATCAGCCTAGGTTTTACCGCTGTACGCTGGTGGTTGATGGCTTACTTTGTTGATAACTTTATGTTGTTGGGAATTAGCCAGTTACTCCATGCCTTTACGTTTGGGTTAGTGCATGCCGCTTCGATTCAGTTTGTGCATCGTCATTTTGATATTCATCATAGGAGCAAAGGGCAAGCGCTCTATGCCAGTCTTAGTTTTGGTGTTGGAGGGGCTCTAGGCACTTGGCTTTGCGGCGTGATTTGGGGAAATGGCTCTGGTGCATCAATGGCATGGATTGCGGCGAGTGTTTGTGCATTCATGTCTATGGTCGCGGTATTTTTTATCCCTCATGAGTCCAGATTAAGCCACGACTCTATTGATTAA
- the aroC gene encoding chorismate synthase: MSGNSIGQNFVVTTFGESHGVALGCIIDGCPPGLELNEADMQHDLDRRRPGTSRYTTARREPDEIRVLSGIFEGKTTGTSIGLMIENTDQRSKDYSNIKDVFRPGHADYTYQQKYGLRDYRGGGRSSARETAMRVAAGAVAKKYLKQVHGIEINGFLSQLGPIKAEHIDFTQIEQNPFFFPDASKLDVLDEYMRELKKSGDSIGAKVSVIASNVPVGLGEPVFDRLDAEIAHALMGINAVKGVEIGDGFEVVTQKGSEHRDPMSPQGFASNHAGGILGGISSGQPIVAHIAMKPTSSISIAGESITAQGESAEVITKGRHDPCVGIRAVPIAEAMLAIVLMDHLLRHRAQNMDVHSQTPMIGMR, translated from the coding sequence ATGTCGGGAAACAGTATTGGTCAAAATTTCGTGGTAACAACGTTTGGTGAAAGTCATGGAGTCGCCTTAGGCTGCATTATTGATGGATGTCCCCCAGGTCTTGAACTCAATGAAGCTGATATGCAACATGATTTAGATCGTCGACGCCCAGGGACTTCTCGTTATACTACGGCAAGGCGTGAGCCTGATGAAATTCGCGTATTATCTGGCATATTCGAAGGCAAAACCACAGGCACATCAATCGGCCTAATGATTGAAAATACTGATCAACGCAGTAAAGATTATTCCAATATTAAAGATGTATTTCGTCCCGGTCATGCAGATTACACTTACCAACAGAAATACGGTCTAAGAGACTATCGTGGCGGTGGACGCTCATCTGCTCGTGAAACAGCCATGCGAGTCGCTGCCGGTGCCGTTGCAAAAAAATATTTAAAGCAAGTTCATGGCATTGAAATTAATGGCTTTCTTTCTCAACTTGGGCCTATTAAGGCTGAGCATATAGATTTTACTCAGATAGAGCAAAATCCTTTTTTCTTTCCTGACGCATCAAAACTTGATGTACTTGATGAATACATGAGAGAGTTAAAAAAGAGTGGTGATTCCATTGGGGCTAAGGTCAGTGTGATAGCCTCTAACGTTCCTGTAGGGCTTGGTGAGCCGGTGTTCGATAGACTGGATGCGGAGATAGCCCATGCACTTATGGGGATCAATGCGGTAAAAGGGGTTGAGATTGGTGATGGTTTTGAGGTTGTCACTCAAAAAGGCTCTGAACATAGAGATCCGATGTCTCCTCAAGGGTTTGCGTCTAATCATGCTGGTGGCATTCTAGGAGGAATATCCTCAGGTCAGCCAATTGTAGCCCATATTGCGATGAAGCCAACATCGAGTATTAGTATTGCAGGTGAAAGTATCACAGCTCAAGGTGAGTCAGCAGAGGTTATCACCAAAGGCCGTCACGATCCTTGTGTTGGGATCCGTGCAGTGCCTATTGCGGAGGCCATGTTAGCAATAGTCCTTATGGATCATCTGTTAAGGCATAGAGCGCAGAATATGGATGTGCATAGTCAAACTCCGATGATAGGCATGCGGTAG
- the prmB gene encoding 50S ribosomal protein L3 N(5)-glutamine methyltransferase: MDKIFVDEAVTELRTIGDMLRWSVSRFNDANIYYGHGTDNAWDEAIALVFHALHLPEEIGQQVILSNLTSSEKHKIVELIVRRVRERLPVPYLTNKAMFAGLAFYVDERVLVPRSPIAEMIATQFSPWLYNKSVHRILDLCTGSACIAIACAYEFEDAEVDAVDISSDALDVAQINIETLGVMDRVFPIESNLFSTIPKGPHYDLIVSNPPYVDAEDIDDMPAEYHHEPEIGLASGQDGLALTKRILANAADYLTEEGVLVVEVGNSMLHLIEQFPDVPFTWVSFEHGGDGVFVLTRGQLLEHGSVFAIHKDGQ; the protein is encoded by the coding sequence GTGGATAAGATTTTTGTGGATGAGGCCGTGACTGAATTACGCACCATCGGAGATATGTTACGTTGGAGTGTCAGTCGCTTTAACGACGCGAATATTTATTATGGCCACGGCACTGATAACGCGTGGGATGAAGCGATTGCATTGGTTTTTCATGCGTTGCATTTACCTGAAGAGATTGGCCAGCAAGTCATACTTTCAAATCTTACCAGCAGTGAAAAGCATAAAATTGTTGAGCTTATTGTTAGAAGAGTGAGGGAGCGTCTGCCTGTTCCCTATTTGACCAATAAAGCGATGTTTGCTGGGTTGGCGTTTTATGTCGATGAACGAGTACTTGTGCCGCGCTCACCGATTGCTGAGATGATAGCCACGCAATTTAGTCCTTGGTTATACAATAAATCAGTGCATCGCATATTGGATCTTTGCACCGGCAGTGCGTGTATTGCCATCGCTTGTGCATATGAGTTTGAGGATGCTGAAGTCGATGCTGTCGACATTAGTAGCGACGCGCTAGACGTGGCACAAATCAATATTGAAACATTAGGAGTGATGGACAGGGTTTTCCCTATTGAATCTAACCTTTTCTCCACAATACCTAAAGGGCCTCATTATGATCTGATTGTGTCTAATCCTCCTTATGTTGATGCCGAAGATATTGATGATATGCCTGCAGAATATCATCATGAGCCTGAAATTGGTTTAGCGTCGGGTCAAGATGGCTTAGCGCTAACGAAACGTATTTTAGCCAATGCTGCCGATTACCTTACCGAGGAGGGGGTTTTGGTGGTTGAGGTCGGTAATTCTATGCTCCACCTTATAGAACAATTCCCTGATGTTCCGTTTACTTGGGTTAGTTTTGAACATGGTGGGGACGGTGTGTTTGTCTTGACTCGTGGGCAGTTGCTTGAGCATGGATCTGTGTTTGCTATTCATAAAGATGGTCAATAA
- the smrB gene encoding endonuclease SmrB produces the protein MNKKKKPLDNTLFSTLTEGMKPFKQNKHHFGTPQKDKQQLAEKEQQLDSDSYFSDTYQPNLPSEGPMRWRRDDVDSFEIKRLRRGDYQPDLLLDLHGMRQSEAKLELAALIRACIKQQSHCCCIMHGHGTGILKQHIPMWLAQHPHVMAFHKAPKEWGADAALLVLIDIGELPHRR, from the coding sequence ATGAATAAGAAAAAAAAGCCCCTAGATAACACTTTATTTTCCACGTTAACGGAAGGGATGAAGCCATTTAAGCAAAATAAACATCATTTTGGTACGCCACAAAAAGATAAGCAACAACTTGCAGAAAAAGAACAACAACTCGATTCTGATAGCTATTTTTCCGATACTTATCAACCTAACTTACCCAGTGAAGGTCCTATGCGTTGGCGTCGTGATGATGTTGACAGCTTCGAAATTAAACGGCTACGAAGGGGGGATTATCAGCCCGATCTGTTGTTAGATCTTCATGGTATGCGCCAATCTGAAGCCAAACTAGAGTTAGCAGCGCTGATCAGAGCATGCATCAAGCAGCAGTCTCATTGCTGCTGCATCATGCACGGACATGGTACCGGGATATTAAAACAACACATCCCCATGTGGTTAGCTCAGCATCCTCATGTCATGGCTTTTCATAAAGCCCCTAAAGAATGGGGAGCTGATGCAGCCTTACTTGTATTAATCGATATTGGTGAACTTCCCCACCGAAGATAA
- the sixA gene encoding phosphohistidine phosphatase SixA: protein MQLFLMRHGEASYLAHSDRERTLTDTGRYHSSEMSHWLVNSVMAFDLVLVSPYLRAQQSWQEVSQHFPEPRKWLVLDELIPSGDPRTAVDLTLAYAEQYKADKVLVIAHMPLLGYMVSELVSGIEPPLFATSGVSLIDKHGEQCSVVWQHSPHSIS, encoded by the coding sequence ATGCAGTTATTTTTAATGCGTCATGGTGAAGCAAGTTACCTTGCTCATTCAGACAGAGAAAGAACACTGACTGACACGGGACGTTACCATTCGAGTGAGATGAGTCACTGGTTGGTTAACTCGGTGATGGCATTTGATTTAGTATTGGTAAGCCCTTACTTGCGGGCCCAGCAAAGCTGGCAAGAGGTGAGTCAACATTTTCCTGAGCCAAGAAAGTGGCTCGTGCTTGATGAACTTATACCATCAGGCGATCCACGCACCGCCGTCGATCTCACCCTCGCTTATGCTGAGCAATATAAGGCTGATAAGGTACTCGTCATCGCTCATATGCCATTACTGGGCTATATGGTGAGTGAATTAGTTTCAGGTATTGAGCCGCCCTTGTTTGCAACCTCTGGGGTATCTCTTATCGATAAACATGGTGAGCAGTGCAGTGTTGTGTGGCAGCATAGTCCACACTCAATCAGCTAA
- a CDS encoding insulinase family protein, whose protein sequence is MSGAKEIIKSPHDHRQYQYLVLDNNLSVLLVEDSSASQAAVSMAINVGHFDDPISRPGMAHFLEHMLFLGTEKFPEPGEFHAFINQHGGSNNAWTGTEYTNFFFSIDAHFIEESLDRFSQFFIAPLFHKDLVDRERHAIESEFSLKLKDDIRRTYQVQKETVNPAHPFSKFSVGNLKTLSGDQGILREELLRFYHHHYSANVMTLCIVAPSPLKDLEHLATHFFSPIIDKQWQKKYPDVPIYQVEQLQTHINIIPMKDQKRVAITFSLPQIYSYYKHKPLTFISHLLGYEGHGSLLSYLKNNGYAINLSAGGGVNGYNFKDYNISIQLTDKGVIALDTVIDCAFEYIELIKTQAMQDWRYQEQANLSKLAFKYQEHIKPVDLASHLSINMHHYDVEDLILGDYKMDGLHVPQTMKLLNLMTPSNMRIQLISAELETNSQTAWYHAPYQIQALPMDKLTRWKQVNIRSELALPNKNPFIIKDAIARSQSSQTNMPIIISQHHGYRIWHQKDDEFNLPKGHIYLSIDSIEAASSARKATLTRLYVEMLLDHLIEHTYQAEVAGLSYNIYPHQGGITLHLTGFSGKQKILLALLIKKARTPYFSQERLTLIKRQLLRAWYNHTQAKPISQLFTGLTVSLQRRSYEPSTMADELTTITLNELHDHIRQFYQETHLEGLIYGDWLASEASILAKNLKNIVSLISSPCQGAERELVSLSGKGTLMRQIPAQHQDSGIIVYYQADTSTPAMMAIFSLLNHSMSSAFFHELRTKKQLGYMLGTGYFPLNRYPGMIFYIQSPLSGPLQLLEAIDEFIADFNYTILQLTHEQWTLTKQGLMNQIMEHDPNLTTRGQRYWSSIGNKDYDFNQRKLVVTEIEKLTREDLIKLMMKKMRHKHRDRLVLFSTGEHHKNLPPLTSENMITDLNIFKDTQ, encoded by the coding sequence TTGAGCGGAGCTAAGGAAATAATTAAAAGTCCACATGATCATCGTCAATATCAATACCTTGTATTAGACAATAATTTGTCGGTGTTATTGGTTGAAGATAGCTCGGCAAGCCAAGCAGCAGTGTCTATGGCTATCAACGTTGGTCATTTTGACGATCCCATTTCACGCCCAGGTATGGCACATTTTCTTGAACACATGCTTTTTCTAGGGACCGAAAAATTCCCAGAGCCCGGTGAATTCCATGCTTTTATTAATCAACACGGTGGCAGTAACAATGCTTGGACAGGGACAGAATACACTAATTTTTTCTTTAGTATAGATGCCCACTTTATTGAAGAGTCACTCGACAGGTTTAGTCAGTTTTTTATCGCACCTTTGTTCCATAAAGATTTAGTCGATCGTGAGCGACATGCCATTGAATCTGAATTTAGCCTAAAATTAAAAGATGATATTCGCAGAACGTACCAAGTTCAAAAAGAAACCGTTAACCCTGCTCACCCATTTTCAAAGTTCTCTGTCGGTAACCTGAAAACCTTAAGTGGAGATCAAGGTATATTAAGAGAAGAACTGCTCAGGTTTTATCATCATCACTATAGCGCCAACGTGATGACGCTCTGCATAGTCGCGCCCTCACCACTGAAAGATCTTGAACATCTAGCCACCCACTTTTTCAGTCCCATTATTGATAAGCAGTGGCAAAAAAAATACCCTGACGTGCCTATTTACCAAGTAGAACAACTGCAAACTCACATCAATATCATCCCGATGAAAGATCAAAAGCGGGTGGCTATTACCTTTTCTTTGCCTCAAATATATTCCTATTATAAACATAAACCCCTTACTTTTATCAGTCACCTACTCGGCTACGAAGGCCACGGCAGCTTGCTTTCATATCTCAAAAACAACGGTTATGCCATTAACCTATCTGCAGGGGGAGGAGTCAATGGTTATAACTTTAAGGATTACAACATCAGCATTCAATTAACAGATAAAGGAGTCATAGCACTAGATACGGTGATTGATTGTGCTTTTGAATATATTGAACTCATTAAAACACAAGCCATGCAAGATTGGCGTTACCAAGAGCAAGCTAATCTCTCCAAGTTGGCCTTTAAATATCAAGAGCACATTAAACCTGTCGACCTTGCCAGCCACCTCAGTATTAATATGCACCATTATGACGTCGAAGATTTGATATTAGGTGATTATAAAATGGATGGCCTTCATGTACCTCAAACCATGAAGCTGTTAAACCTCATGACGCCATCAAATATGCGTATTCAGCTCATTTCAGCAGAACTTGAAACCAATAGTCAGACGGCTTGGTACCATGCGCCTTACCAAATACAAGCGCTGCCAATGGATAAATTAACACGTTGGAAACAGGTCAATATTCGCTCAGAATTAGCTTTGCCGAATAAAAACCCTTTTATCATCAAAGATGCTATAGCTAGATCACAATCAAGCCAAACCAACATGCCTATTATCATCTCTCAACACCATGGCTACCGTATTTGGCATCAAAAGGATGATGAATTTAATCTGCCAAAAGGACACATATATCTCTCTATAGATTCGATTGAAGCAGCCTCTTCAGCAAGAAAAGCCACCCTCACCCGTTTATATGTTGAGATGTTACTTGATCATCTTATTGAACACACCTATCAAGCTGAAGTAGCAGGATTAAGTTACAATATCTATCCCCATCAAGGCGGGATCACTTTGCACCTTACTGGATTTTCGGGAAAACAAAAAATACTCCTAGCACTGTTAATCAAAAAAGCCAGAACGCCATATTTCTCTCAAGAGAGGCTGACTCTAATCAAACGCCAACTATTAAGAGCCTGGTACAACCACACCCAGGCAAAACCCATTTCACAGCTATTTACAGGTCTCACCGTATCACTGCAAAGACGCAGTTACGAGCCATCCACTATGGCAGATGAACTCACAACAATTACCTTAAATGAGTTACACGATCATATTCGTCAATTTTACCAAGAAACACATCTTGAAGGATTGATATATGGAGATTGGCTAGCCAGTGAAGCCAGCATATTGGCAAAGAACCTTAAAAACATTGTCTCTCTTATCTCATCCCCCTGCCAAGGAGCAGAAAGAGAATTAGTGAGCCTATCGGGCAAGGGGACTTTAATGCGACAGATCCCTGCACAGCACCAAGATAGCGGGATCATCGTTTACTACCAAGCAGACACATCAACCCCTGCCATGATGGCCATATTTAGTTTATTAAATCACTCAATGTCATCAGCCTTCTTTCATGAATTAAGAACAAAGAAGCAACTCGGCTATATGTTAGGTACTGGCTATTTTCCTTTAAACCGATATCCTGGGATGATTTTTTATATCCAATCCCCCTTATCAGGCCCCTTACAACTCTTAGAAGCCATTGATGAATTTATCGCAGACTTTAATTATACCATCTTACAATTAACCCATGAGCAATGGACACTCACTAAACAAGGCTTAATGAATCAGATAATGGAACACGATCCCAACTTAACAACCCGTGGACAAAGATATTGGTCAAGTATAGGAAACAAGGACTATGATTTTAATCAACGAAAACTTGTTGTTACAGAGATAGAGAAGCTCACTCGTGAAGATTTAATTAAACTCATGATGAAAAAAATGCGTCACAAGCACCGCGACCGCTTGGTGCTATTCTCAACAGGTGAACATCACAAAAATCTTCCCCCTTTAACCTCAGAAAACATGATCACTGATCTGAATATTTTCAAAGATACTCAGTAA
- the fadJ gene encoding fatty acid oxidation complex subunit alpha FadJ, producing the protein MDKTFNLTRREDGIAVLVMDVPGETMNTLRAEFGPEISQVLADIKADDQIKGLVLISGKPDSFVAGADISMLDACATAADAKQLSQQGHAVFNELESLAIPVIAAINGACLGGGLELALACHQRVCSLHHKTMMGVPEVQLGLLPGGGGTQRLPRLVGITTALDMMLTGKQLRPKQALKLGLVDDIVPETILLQTAVEMALKGKRLPKKAKLSLLNRVLESTTMGRNIIFDQAGKQVLKKTQGNYPAPANIIDCVRQGMSKGLVQGLELEASHFSSLVMSKESAALRRLFFATTEMKKESGAGDAKPRSVKKAMVLGGGLMGGGIASVTTTKAKIPARVKDISEQGLSNALSYAYTLLNKGVKRRHMTPAVRDNLMSLMTTTTVYNGVKDADIVIEAVFEDLALKHQMVKDVERECGEHTIFASNTSSLPISQIAEAASRPENVIGLHYFSPVEKMPLVEVIAHAKTSAETIATTVAFARKQGKTPIVVQDGAGFYVNRILALYMNEAAQILLEGQSVASLDKALVNFGFPVGPMTLLDEVGIDVGAKISPILEKELGDRFKAPAAFDKLLNDDRKGRKNNKGFYVYGSKSKKKLKQVDTSVYQVLGLSTPENRELNASQLTDMSQRCVVQMLNEAVRCLDEGIIASARDGDIGAIFGIGFPPFLGGPFHYIDTLGAQTLVSLLARYRDQYGDRFTPCDRLIAMAENGNKFFE; encoded by the coding sequence ATGGATAAGACATTTAATTTAACGAGACGTGAAGACGGTATTGCTGTACTGGTGATGGATGTTCCCGGTGAAACAATGAATACACTACGTGCTGAATTCGGACCTGAAATCAGTCAAGTATTGGCCGACATTAAGGCTGATGATCAGATCAAAGGCTTAGTGCTTATTTCGGGGAAGCCCGATTCTTTTGTCGCGGGTGCTGATATTTCTATGCTAGATGCCTGTGCTACAGCTGCAGATGCAAAGCAATTATCCCAACAAGGACATGCTGTTTTCAATGAACTTGAATCATTGGCGATCCCAGTTATTGCTGCGATTAACGGTGCCTGTCTTGGGGGGGGATTAGAGTTAGCCTTAGCGTGTCATCAACGTGTGTGCAGCTTGCACCATAAAACCATGATGGGGGTGCCTGAAGTGCAACTTGGATTGCTCCCCGGTGGTGGTGGAACGCAAAGGCTACCTCGGCTTGTAGGGATCACCACCGCATTAGACATGATGTTGACAGGTAAACAGTTACGGCCTAAACAAGCACTTAAACTTGGCTTAGTCGACGACATAGTACCTGAAACTATCCTATTACAAACTGCAGTGGAAATGGCGCTTAAAGGGAAACGCTTACCTAAAAAAGCCAAATTATCATTGCTGAATCGTGTGCTTGAAAGCACAACGATGGGCCGAAATATTATTTTCGATCAGGCGGGTAAGCAAGTTTTGAAGAAAACTCAGGGCAACTATCCTGCGCCCGCTAATATTATCGATTGTGTGCGCCAAGGCATGAGTAAAGGGTTGGTGCAAGGGCTTGAACTTGAAGCAAGTCATTTTTCCTCTCTGGTGATGTCCAAAGAATCTGCAGCGTTAAGGCGTCTCTTTTTTGCAACCACAGAGATGAAAAAAGAAAGTGGTGCCGGTGATGCCAAGCCTCGCAGTGTCAAAAAGGCCATGGTTTTGGGCGGTGGTTTGATGGGCGGCGGCATTGCCTCGGTGACGACAACTAAAGCCAAGATCCCAGCAAGGGTTAAAGATATCAGCGAACAGGGATTAAGCAATGCACTGTCCTATGCTTATACGTTGCTGAATAAAGGCGTTAAGCGTCGTCATATGACGCCAGCTGTGAGGGATAATCTGATGTCGTTAATGACGACCACGACAGTGTATAACGGTGTTAAAGATGCTGATATCGTGATTGAAGCGGTATTTGAAGATTTAGCGTTGAAACATCAGATGGTGAAAGATGTGGAGCGTGAATGTGGTGAACATACCATTTTTGCATCGAATACTTCTTCATTGCCTATTTCTCAGATCGCAGAGGCCGCCAGTCGTCCTGAAAATGTGATTGGTTTACATTATTTTTCCCCTGTGGAAAAAATGCCACTGGTCGAAGTCATTGCCCATGCGAAAACCTCGGCAGAAACCATTGCGACAACCGTTGCTTTTGCGCGAAAACAAGGGAAAACGCCCATTGTTGTACAAGACGGTGCCGGTTTTTATGTCAATCGCATCTTAGCGTTATATATGAATGAAGCAGCGCAGATTCTGCTTGAAGGGCAAAGTGTTGCGTCTTTAGATAAAGCCTTAGTTAACTTTGGTTTCCCTGTAGGGCCTATGACATTGTTGGATGAAGTTGGTATCGATGTTGGCGCTAAAATTTCACCTATTTTAGAAAAAGAGCTTGGCGATCGCTTCAAGGCTCCTGCTGCATTTGATAAGTTACTTAACGACGATCGTAAGGGCCGTAAAAACAACAAAGGTTTTTATGTTTACGGCAGTAAGAGTAAGAAAAAGTTGAAGCAAGTCGATACCTCTGTTTACCAGGTTTTAGGTTTGTCAACGCCAGAAAATCGTGAGTTAAATGCAAGCCAGTTGACAGACATGTCACAACGCTGTGTGGTACAAATGCTCAATGAAGCAGTGCGCTGTTTGGATGAGGGGATCATTGCCTCTGCAAGAGATGGAGATATTGGGGCGATTTTCGGGATAGGCTTCCCACCATTTCTGGGTGGGCCATTTCATTATATTGACACATTAGGTGCTCAAACATTAGTGTCTTTGCTGGCAAGATACCGTGATCAATACGGCGATCGATTTACGCCGTGTGATCGATTAATAGCAATGGCAGAAAATGGCAATAAATTTTTTGAGTAG